In Musa acuminata AAA Group cultivar baxijiao chromosome BXJ2-3, Cavendish_Baxijiao_AAA, whole genome shotgun sequence, the following proteins share a genomic window:
- the LOC103978797 gene encoding serine carboxypeptidase-like 18, translating into MTSASSSLLPSLVLFLVLLFARSSPALSASVVARLPGYPGPLPFYMETGYVTVDEVNGAELFYYFTASEGDPSQDPLLLWLTGGDRCSVFSGLAFELGPVKFVISEYNGSIPTLTYNPYSWTKVSSIIFVDSPVGAGFSFSRDDEGYDIDDTAASMQVHKFLVKWFIDHPQYLPNPLYIAGDSYAGIYVPLVAQAISQDNEAGLQPHLNLKGYILGNPATGEKIDRNSRIPYAHGMGIISDEMFESTERNCDGQDYRYPTTTLCSKSLDAVKKFFSEIMKPYILDPKCAFVSPKPEATVADRRTMEESDIKLLKPPPLPPLYCRTYAYVLSYYWANNKVTREALHIKKGTKEEWRRCNEDLPFRKEVKSTIKYHANLTRRGYRALVYSGDHDLVVPFLGTMAWIKSLNYSIVDDWRSWHVDSQVAGYTMTYVNNLTFATVKNGGHTAPEYRPKECLAMIRRWISYQPL; encoded by the exons ATGACCAGTGCTTCGTCGTCGCTTCTTCCttccctcgtcctcttcctcgtcctcctcttcGCTCGGTCTTCTCCCGCTCTCTCTGCGTCCGTCGTCGCCCGCCTCCCCGGCTACCCGGGGCCCCTCCCCTTCTATATGGAGACAGG GTATGTGACGGTGGACGAGGTCAACGGCGCCGAGCTATTCTACTACTTCACAGCGTCGGAGGGTGACCCCAGCCAGGATCCTCTCCTGCTTTGGCTCACCGGCGGCGATCGCTGCTCTGTCTTCAGCGGCTTGGCCTTCGAACTAG GTCCCGTGAAGTTTGTGATTTCTGAGTACAATGGAAGCATACCAACTCTCACTTATAACCCTTATTCTTGGACTAAG GTCTCTAGCATTATCTTTGTAGATTCTCCTGTTGGGGCTGGGTTCTCATTTTCAAGGGATGATGAAGGTTATGATATCGATGACACAGCTGCTTCCATGCAAGTACACAAGTTTCTCGTGAAG TGGTTTATCGATCACCCACAATATCTTCCAAATCCACTGTACATCGCTGGTGATTCATATGCTGGCATATATGTGCCCTTGGTAGCTCAAGCCATATCACAAG ATAATGAAGCTGGGCTGCAGCCGCACCTTAATCTCAAG GGTTACATACTTGGCAACCCTGCAACAGGCGAAAAGATCGACCGTAACTCTCGGATCCCATATGCTCATGGAATGGGGATCATATCAGATGAAATGTTTGAA TCGACGGAGAGAAATTGTGATGGACAAGATTATCGTTATCCTACTACTACTCTATGTTCTAAATCTCTCGATGCTGTTAAGAAG TTCTTCTCGGAGATTATGAAGCCTTACATTCTGGACCCTAAGTGTGCCTTCGTATCTCCGAAGCCAGAGGCCACGGTTGCAGATAGAAGAACAATGGAGGAGTCGGACATAAAGCTCCTTAAGCCACCACCTCTGCCACCTCTCTATTGCAGA ACTTATGCTTATGTTCTATCCTATTACTGGGCAAATAACAAGGTCACTAGGGAGGCTCTTCACATAAAGAAG GGAACGAAGGAGGAGTGGAGGAGGTGCAATGAGGACTTACCCTTCAGAAAAGAGGTCAAAAGCACCATAAAGTATCATGCAAACCTCACTAGAAGAGGTTACCGTGCTTTAGTATACAG CGGAGACCATGACCTGGTCGTACCATTTCTTGGAACGATGGCATGGATAAAATCTCTGAACTACTCCATTGTGGATGACTGGAGATCATGGCATGTCGACAGTCAAGTTGCTGG ATACACAATGACATACGTCAACAATCTGACATTTGCAACTGTTAAG AATGGTGGCCACACAGCTCCAGAGTACCGGCCGAAGGAATGTCTTGCCATGATTCGGAGGTGGATCTCTTACCAGCCTCTGTGA